The DNA window ataaaaaatcccccCCATGGATGGAGGCAATGATCTCGGTCATACCCAAAGAGGGGAAAGACAAATTGGATTGTGGGAATTACCGTCCTGTAAGtcttttaaataatgattataaacTATTCACCTCCATATTATCTAAAAGAATAGAAATGATATTACCAGAATTAATACACAAGGACCAGACTGGCTTTGTCAGACAAAGACAGACCCAAGATAACATCAGGAAGACACTGCACGTTATGAGACGAATCACACAACAAAAACTGGAGACACCGATATTAAGTTTAGACGCAGAGAAAGCATTCGACTCTGTGAGGtggtcatttttatataaagtactaTCAAAATTTGGCTTCCATATGACTATAATTGATACATTTACAGCTTTACTCAATAAACCAACGGCTTGAATCAAAATCAACAGAGATCTAACCAATTCATTTATTCTGGAGAGAGGAACGAGACAAGGGTGTTGTGCGTCGCCGCTCCTCTTTGCCCTGTTTATAGAACCCATGAGTCAACTGATTAGGCAGAGGTCGGATATAAAGGGGGTAACAATGGAATCTGGGGAGCAAAAACTGGCCTTATTTGCTGATGATTTGTTGATCAGCATCACACAACCCACTCTGATACTTACCAAATTGATGAAATTACTAGAAGAATTTGGTTTCATTTCGGgttataaaattaatatcaaCAAAAcccaaatattaaaatttaactATGAACCACCAGCTTCGATTAAGACCATGTACAATTGGAATTGGAACGCTGAGTCTATAAAATACTTGGGTGTTTTTTTACCTAGGGACTTCTCAAGACTATATGACATTAATTACGGCTCATtaaatttaaagataaaatcagATATTCATAGATGGAATGTTACTCTTTCTGAGTTTAAGTTCCAACATAGAATCAATAAGGATGAATATTCTTCCACGGATGTTATACCTTTTTCAATGTCTACCAACCAAAACACCTTTTAAGCAATTCTTAGAATGGGACAGATTAATAGCAAGGTATTTGTGGCAagggaaaataattaaatttaagaCACTGCAATTAAGAAAGAGAAGGGTGGAATGGGCCTTCCTCGATTACAAGAATATTACCATGCAGCCCAACCAAGGTCCTTAGTCTGCCTATGTTCACCAACATATACTGCAACATGGAAAGACATAGAAGGTACAAAGTTAAACGGAACACCAATAACAGCTCTACTAACTGATATCAAATTACTAGAAGAACATGCCATCCCAGATGATTCTATAACAGGCAGCTTTCTGAGCTTTCTTTTAGGTacctgcaaacaaaaaataacaaaaatattaaaggggttaagcattgccccccttttgcagcttttttgcctacatgacctacccaacataaagtggtacagctcccacatactttgacacacagggatgagcctggtctcattggaaagaagagattctctagtttcagaaactagtttcagattgattctaagccttactgacacaaagttacaggggttagaatgcaggttttcatttccgcctgggttgtttacctgataaactgattaatcttatttttctggaacatgttagggacaaaccaacaacagagagtcatagccacatgtcttggctttcaccaaaaaaatttcaagtcaaaagacccaaaaatggattttatatgaatatttttctggccctggtcgtcgggtgcagcgtttttgtgtacttgtttactatataactttgaaataaaaggctgcaggctcagtctgacaagccataaataagcctagactctctctctatcactctggtgtgaaaacaggcctgtaacttgacaccctgagctgtgagagggacaaaaggtcagggattacgcaagaattcttctgcgcatccagttcacgcagacacaggcaaagaacatacggcatgtcatataccgttggaatcgtctgcttattggctaaacggctgtataggtcccggcccatttcactgctattggaaggagtaattgtcagtcaaaagcgggttcccaaaaaatgaggtcatgccaccattggcttcccagccgtctatctctgccatacaagcaccgattggctcaaacgagggcttatttgattcgttaggacctgggctataaatacgacgtagactttgaatttttgaatatcccaattaggagttagagcggcaaaaccagatgatggcgcacttctgtttccagttttcagaacactaacggaatatttgcggcgcgaccagagcgttttggattaaaaggcttacagatttcaattccttggacctgtgtggatttttgtggattatttgtgttggaatatattaccccagtgaagaaagagacgcgtctaaaggtaagggaaaaaccggtctagtgccacctaggtcagttttgtccaaaaattttttctaattgtatgaaggctgtgaatcatattgtgctttgtgtgtgggcttaaaaaattattgagagtataaactttactaggtaaataggttttttcgtgttttcggaggatttgatgctttaaagttgaattgaagcttgtttctgggtcatcccctagtggtcacttctacttccgtgccgtgcacggcacagcGACCCGTTAGAGGTTCTTAATCCAATCACTTCCATATTTTTTGGGACTGCCAGACAATATGACCTTACTGGAAAGAGATCCATGAACataaacaatgtatttaatgtaaacattCCATTTAAATGTGAAACTGTATATTTGGGTAATCTAGGGTTGGAAACATGGAACGTTAACGATAAAAAACTGCTTATGATACTATTGGCGGCCAGTAAGAAATCTGTTACGAGGAAATGGTTAAAAGTAGATCCACCCACTATTGATGAATGGATTGAAATTATCTATGAGATTTATGTTATAGAAAAGATATCTTTtccctccaaaaaaaaattttataagATTTGGACTAAATGGACTTATATAAAACCAATTAGACCTGATTTCATTTAACTGTATTTGTGCTCAATGTAGATCTGCCCTCTTTTTATATGATGTTTTACTTAATTGAGGTGGTGCGCAGCccggttctgttctgttttgttatGGTTCTTAACTGGAATAAGTTGTGGTCCATAAAAGAAAAGGTCAGGAAGGCAATACGATCAATCTCATCTAAAATATCTATACCCATCTCCATCTATGTACTTGTACGACTAGAATTGTAACTAATGTACTTGATGTGAATCTGCCTTTCTGAATaaaaagataattaaataaataaataaatcacagacagattaaaaacatgtcactacgtgtcgtactgtgtatggttgtgtatgtgagaaataaaatattaatgtcaatgttttctgtaacttttctctgtttcacatctcaacaaaatctctgttttaatccgagttcacatgaacagatctttcttgagaagatcagactgtcagtaatcagacctaaaacagggtcagactctaattagtgtttggagaagttgttagttcattggtgtattttttaaccccagacagtgaaagtgtaaatggtttattcagtattgacaagaacaactgtgactgtgttttatttatacacaatgtgtttatctattattacgacctggatgaagattagaccatgatttattattaatgttttaatagatgatcttactccagtgtctccagtttacagtgaggattctccagtacagcagagagaatcttcactcctgagtctcctagtttattctcagacagatccaggtgtctcaggtgtgaggggtttgatctcagagctgaagtcagagcagcacagccttcatctgagacaccacaatcatacaacctgtatagagacacaataacacactcttcatcaacaCATATAAAACCCTTTATTACAATAACTAAAATATTGtcagatttattaaataaataattatgacAGAAACCACAAATAAAGATTTCTAGTGAGAAAGTTTCCTCACATCAAATAGACTAGAACACAATAAATGTTCATCTATTACACTGCAGAAAGGCATGAAACAGTTTAACTCTGTAAACAATATGGACATCCAtgggtttacatttatatcactttacttttgtaacagagatgtttttaaattgttttaatatttccaaCATCAAACTTACCTCTGATTTAATtaaacatcaccatcatcatcatcatcatcatcatcagctgatAAACAGGTTTGTGAACTTCAGAATATATAATCAGTACAAATCTGTTCTTAACTTGTTTAAAAGTCTTTCTATTACTAAAGTATACAACACACCAGACAAGACACAACCTTTATAACACCTCTATAAACTCTATAAGGAACCACATAAGTCACCATTAACTTTCAGTAGACTTTCAACATCACTGTACAAAACCTTTATCATGGAAACAAAATCAGGACTAAAACTAAATGCTGTGAACACATTCATAAATAGTTGTGTTCGACTCGGTCAAAAGTCTTTTCTAGGTCGACTGACACTAGACCAAAATCTGGTTAAGACTCTTACTGATATCTAAAAGATCCCagataacagaaatattataaacattcatcttcCTGGGACACAATCTGTCTGATCACGATGGACGACTTGTTCTAACACTTCACTCAGTCTGTTGGCCAAAACCTTGGGGAGTAATTTATAATCTCTGAATAACAAACTCAGCAGTGTCCagtttttaatatcatttaggTCAGGTGTAGGTTCCACGTCAGAGAGGGCTTTTAGTACTGGGGGAATATTGTTCCTCTCTTGTGGTCCTCACTAAAGCTGGATCATGTTGATAGACTTGTGTTTCTAACTAAAACCTTGACAACACAAATGTATAGTACAAATACTGACATGTATAGTGTAGGTTTAGTTCATTCAGCTCTGAATCATTCTGTTTTCTACAGTGGAGTcttattacaatttaattttattataacagttagaGTGTAAAACAGACCCActtgtacactgaacacaatttTACATCttcttatattataatacacagaacttctttatttctcttctgtttataagtgaaataaaaaagctgATAGCTGACAGATAACTGCCTCTTGATGATTATTTTAACCTTCATCATGCAGCCCTTCTGCCCCTGATGGAGGGTAAATCCATCAATTCTATAATTTGATAGTGTGAGCTGACCAGAGACTCTTGTGTAAGTTTAGTCTCCAAGTTctatttatttccatcatttccatgtcagtgctgcttttaaaCCCTGCAGCTCACACAGTACATTTAGTTTGTGTCCCAGCTCCAGTTTGTGTCATTAGTTCCAATGTTTTAGTAAATTTCACAGTAATTTCAGACACATTGCAGTCACATCAGAGTCTGTGAGAAATCATCAGTGTGCAGTGAAAAGAAACAATCTTCCTCCTCAGGACATTGATGATGAACCTAAAACTTCTGCTTCAGTCTCACTATTAGAGAATGTGTCTTACTGAGGAGAAGGTCATGTGATgctcagagagatgatcttaccacagtgtctccagtttacagtgaggattctccagtacagcagagagaatcttcactcctgagtctcctagattAGTCCAGGACAGTTccaggtgtctcaggtgtgaggggtttgatctcagagctgaagtcagatcagcacagccttcatctgagacatcacactcatacaaactgtatagagacacaataacactcttcatcaacagattttattatataaagtataattaacactgaacacaacaatcCTGTCAGATAGTGAACAGTAGGTGGTCCTGGGTAAAACAGGGTGGGCACAGGGTTGAGAAGAAACTCAACATCAGCTGTCTCTCAAAAGAACTTACAAGAGTGTAAAAAGAGGACAATGAGCTGAAAGAGATCTGTTCATTTATCAGTTGTTtatgtagcacacacacacacacacacacacgcacacgcacacgcacacacaaacacacacacacacacacacacacacacacacacacacacacacacacacacacacacacacacacacacacacacaagactatTTAAAGTCTAACAGTTCAAACAcaggatatttttatttaaacatttcaggCTATGATGTTAAATCATGAAGGAAAATCTAACTAATGATATTAGataaattattgttttaaaataactgaTAAATCACACAAATAGTTTTAGCTGAGATTTCTTTACAGataaagtctttattaaacTAGTCTGTTACACgactaaacaccacacagaaatGTTACTGAGCAACGTCACTCAATGAAGCTTCTTAAAGCAGCAGCTCCTAGTGAGTGACAACTGGGCTTTATTAATAACTCTAACATTATAACAGAGTTTATGTAGGTGGGCCAGGACTCCACATGGGTGGGACCAGGACCCTGGGGCTGCACCAGtcatattagtttattatattatttataattattgatattaagTTTATTTGAGCTGAAAAAGTTTTGCTGGTGTTAAAAATAATGACTTATAAAtgttctcttatttatttatttgtttgtttgtttgtttcattcctATGTGATTGTGTAGAAAACTCATTAACACTTAATGACTAATGTATTTGTTCTgaatgttgtagtgttacagaacatttcaggtgaaaaacaacactgtatataactgctgCTTTTAGTGAGTTATTGTGACgctcagagagatgatcttactCCAGTGTCTCcactttacagtgaggattctccagtacagcacaGAGACTCTTCACTtctgagtctcctagtttataCTCAGACAGATCCAGTGTTTTCACAGTCAGATGAAGTTCTCTCAGATTGGAGGTTTCTGATCTGAGCGCTGAGAACAGAGGTGACCAACTTTTTACTCCAAGTGAATCACAGCTGATACTaaagggaataaaataaaacataatgaactCACACAAATGATCAAACTCGTCCTCAAAGCTTTCACTGAACCTTCTCATTGTTATAAATACTGAAAGTACAAACAGCAGTTAGACAATATGGTTAAAGTGACACTGCAGTCCACATCTACATGTTGAGGACATTAAAATGGGTAAAGTTAGTGTTTAACTACAGCTAACTAACTAGTATCTAGAGTAGGGTTTCCCCTGTCCTGTATAATATGGGATTGTCTTGTactgaaaaagacaaagatcTCACATTATGGCCAGAAATTCCTGAAGTGATGTGACCTTAACAAACAATCGATACTGGACTAATTATTATAGGAACAAATTGACTTTAAAACAACACTTTTAACATATTATTACTAGTAAATCTGTAAACTtggtatatacactgaacacaattataaacacaacacttttgtttttgtcccaTTGTTCATAAGCagatctaagactttttctatgGACACAAAAGGCCAATTTGTCTCAGATATAGTttacaaatctgtctaaatctgtgttagtgagcacgtCTCATCTGCTGAGAaaatccatccacctcacaggtgtCATATCACTATcctgattagacagcatgattattacACAGGTGTGACTTAGAGGCTGGTCACAATAAAAGGTCACATGTGCAGGTTTTATCACACAACACAGGCCACAGATGTTGCAGGTTTTGAGGGAACCTGCAATTGACATGCTGACTGCAGGATTGTCCACAGAGCTGTTGCCCGTGATATGAATGATCATTTCTCTACCATAAGACGTCTCCAACGGCGTCTCAGAGATTTGGCAGTAAATCCGACCGACCTCACGACCGCAGACCACATGTAACCACCACCCAGCCCAGGACCTTCACATCCAGCATCTTCATCCCTCCACGATACTCTGAGACCAGACCCACAGACAGCTGCTGCAACAATCGGTTTGTATAACCAAAGAATCTCTGCACAAACTGTCAGAAACCATCTCAGGGAAGCTCATCTGCATGCTTGTTGTCCTCATCGGGGTCTGACTGCAGTTCATCTTCGTATCCAACTTAAGTGGGTAAATGCTCACATTCGATGGCATCTGGCACTTTGGAgatgttttctctctttgtggATGAATCCCAGTTTTCACTGTACAGGGCAGACGGCAGACAGCGCGTATGGCATCATGTGGGTGAGCGGGTTGCTATGACAACGATGTGGATGGAGTGACCCATGGTGGAGGTGGGGTTATGGTATGGGCAGGTGCATGTTATGGACAACGAAGCATGTTTAGGATGCTCTGGATCGGCGTATATACGACAGCGTGTTCCAGCTCCTGCCAAAATCCAGCAACTTCACACAGACAATGAAGAGGAGTGGACCAACATTCCACAGGTTACAATCAACAACCTGATCTACTCTATGTGTTGGAGATGTGTTGCACTGCGTGAGGCAAATAGTGGTTACACCAGATACTGACTCGTCACTGAACCCCCCCGACCCCCAATAcagtaaaactgcacattttagagtTTATTATGTGGACAAGCCTAAAGCACACCTGTGTAATAATCATGatgtctaatcagcatcttgacGTCACCCCTGTGAGGTGGACAGATTGTCTCCCAACAGGAGacgtgctcactaacacagatttagacagatttgtgaacaatatgtGAGAGAAATTGGCCTTTTGTTTACATAGAAAAAGTCTGAAATCTTTGtgttcagctcatgaaaaatgggaCAAAAACAAAGTGTTGGTTTTATAATTTAGTGCAGTGTATTTTATATGTCCATAAAACGTGACTCTGCTCTTCCACACTCGTGTCTCAACTATtgcttaaatgaaataaaccttTAGTTTTTCCTCCAACTTTCTCAAAATTCTCAAAAAGTTCCCCTTATAGGTTTCAAAATCTACTCTGTCCAAGTTCAAACAGTCTCTTCTTATATTGATGCTTCCTCCTGCCTCTAGAGTCGAATtctctctaattattattattattattattattattattattattattataaacatggtTCCTCTAACGAgtataaaactttttaaagtcAGTTTCCTATGAAAGACCATTTCCACTCACAAATAAAcctaataatgaataaaaacttttGGGGATTAGAATTTGTCATTACTGCAGTAAACATGGTTCTTTATGTCTGGTACACAGGTGTGTTTAATATACATCAAACATCCAACATAAAACCAGCACTAACTCATCATTATTGTAAGATATTAAGATAAGTCATAACTACCAAAACTACAAAACTCCCTCAAATGTAATCACTGCTTCTACATGTTTAATAGCTGCACTTcagtatcattcatttattatgcAGTTTTTATTCCCTAATTTNNNNNNNNNNNNNNNNNNNNNNNNNNNNNNNNNNNNNNNNNNNNNNNNNNNNNNNNNNNNNNNNNNNNNNNNNNNNNNNNNNNNNNNNNNNNNNNNNNNNNNNNNNNNNNNNNNNNNNNNNNNNNNNNNNNNNNNNNNNNNNNNNNNNNNNNNNNNNNNNNNNNNNNNNNNNNNNNNNNNNNNNNNNNNNNNNNNNNNNNNNNNNNNNNNNNNNNNNNNNNNNNNNNNNNNNNNNNNNNNNNNNNNNNNNNNNNNNNNNNNNNNNNNNNNNNNNNNNNNNNNNNNNNNNNNNNNNNNNNNNNNNNNNNNNNNNNNNNNNNNNNNNNNNNNNNNNNNNNNNNNNNNNNNNNNNNNNNNNNNNNNNNNNNNNNNNNNNNNNNNNNNNNNNNNNNNNNNNNNNNNNNNNNNNNNNNNNNNNNNNNNNNNNNNNNNNNNNNNNNNNNNNNNNNNNNNNNNNNNNNNNNNNNNNNNNNNNNNNNNNNNNNNNNNNNNNNNNNNNNGAGAGAATAGTGAGTCTTTTCAGCCGGGATGCAGTTCAGTCTACTCAAGAAAACATTTTACGCAGTTAGAGCACATGAGAAAATGGCGGACATTAGTGCATTCATGCAAACGGACAGAAAACACTCCAAAAATCAACCATTGCCCACTGTGTGCAATCTCTTACATGCATTGTCTAATATTCGAATATTAAACCAATATTTTATAACTCTTAGCACGGAGCTGCAAAAGAACCGACTCACCCACAGCAGTTCTCTCTAACTCTGCTGCAGATATTTCGAACTCAGCGCGCAATAGCGCCACCGGCGTGGCCAATAGGGTGCGCGATTACATTACAGcaggatttatttaaagaaccctCTGTAATATTTATCCCGTTACATACACCCCCCTTAAATCCTGCGTAATGAGGATATACCATAACAAGAACCAAAACACAgtgaagacagagaaaaagaaagaaaaaaaaaagaagaaaaaaagaaagaaagaaaaaaaaaaaaaggatggaaCTCCCACTTCTTGTTGTCAGTTAATAACGAAGTGAATAAAAACTGCAACGAGTATGATTATCTGTCAATCCAAAGATTCTTCAATAAGAAGTACCTAGAGACAAGGGCGGCGCCTAACCCCAGCCTGAAAGTAGATTAAAGAGATGCCTGTTACACCTCAAAAATTCCATCATGTAATAACTCAATTGATTTCCAATCTCTATCAATTCGTTTCCGTGTGCTCAACTTTGCATGAAATCAAATGTAACACcttaagtaaaaatgtttttaactaGATAAACAAAAGAACTCACTGTAGAGTCTGAACTGTATgtgttgtttgttcatttcataAATCAGTCTTTTAGTAGGCTTAATGACTCTGCCAAGTCTAGTTCGAGTTACTGCTGCCTCTACCTGCCTTGGTTGTGTGCAAACCACAGACTCCTCATCCTTGACTTGAGTTGAGTTAGAGTCTTGACCTCCTACGTCAGGCAGATCAACATCACTTGTCACATTCACATCACTTGTCACTTTGGCATCAGTTCTGTCCTGCCGGTTCCCAGTATCAGTGCTTGCCGAGTCTAgtctctctgacacacaatcTGACATGTCAGGTAAATCTGTACAGTTCGTACATTCATCCCCCTCATCAAAACCATCAGTGTTACTTAATATCCAGTTTGCAGTTCTGTCATCACGATCAACTTTGTTTTCCTGGAGATCAATTTCAACATTCACGTCATCATTTTGATCTGATTCCTGATGTTCATCAACTGGCAGGAAGTCCACAGATAACAAAAGATTTCTATGGACTACCCTCACTTTGTCAGAGTTGATTTCCCGAATCCTGTAAACATTGATATCAGGATACACCGCCATGACTTCATATGGAGATGACTCCCATTTGTCAGAAACTTTTCTTCTACCTTTTTCGCCTCTGTTCACAACCAAGACTCTGTCTCCAACAGCCAGTGAACAGCCTTTCACCTTTCTGTTGTAAAGTCTGTTCTAATGTCGTTTCTGTTCTTTTAGAGTGTGCATTCTTGCTATGTGAGCGGCTTCACGCAAGTCTTTCTTCAGCTTGGACACAAAATCTTTGTAATCCACCACATCTTCATTAAGAAGCACATTTTGAAACAGGACATCAATTGGGAGACGAGGAACTCTGCCAAACATAAGAAAGAATGGCGCAAAACCTGTTGTCTCATGTTCTGTGCAGTTGTAACAGAAGGTAAGTTGCTGTAGCATCTGAGGCCATTTTGATTTAACTTTAGGGGGCAATGTCCTGATCATGCTTCCAAGAGTCCTATTGAACCTCTCAGCAATGCCGTTACCCATGGGGTGGTATGGTGTTGTGTGCGATTTGTCTACACCCGCCATGGTCAATAGTTCCTTGATAAGCTTGCTCTCAAAATTAGCCCCCTGGTCGGAATGAATTCTCTTGGGGAATCCATAGACCAGAAAGAAGTCATTCCAGAGTCTTTTTGCAACCTGTTTGGCAGACTGATTTTGGCATGGAAATGCATGGGCCATTTTTGTAAAATGATCTGTCACAACTAGTACGTCTACCGACTTTCCTTCTTTGACTTCTGCTGACCAAAAGTCGATGCAAACCAGCTCAAGCGGTTCTGAAGTTCGGATGCTCCCTAATGGGGCACAAGCATTGGGCTCCGAGGTTTTACCAACCACACATCGATGACAATTCTTTACATAATCATCAATATCTTTTTTCATTCCAATCCAGAAGAATCGTTGTCTCGCAAGTGACAGTGTTCTACTAcgtccttgatgtcctgctgcatCATGGATTCCGTGGAGAACTTGAGTTTTCAATGAAGCAGGTACAACAAACAGGTAGAGTTTATTGTTCAATTTTGGATCTCTTTTCACCTTATAAAGCACACCGTTACAAACAACCAGTTTATCATGGTGTCTCAGCAATTTCCGCACACCTGTGGATTCCTTTGATTGTTCTTTCTTAGAT is part of the Tachysurus fulvidraco isolate hzauxx_2018 chromosome 12, HZAU_PFXX_2.0, whole genome shotgun sequence genome and encodes:
- the LOC125145982 gene encoding ribonuclease inhibitor-like; this encodes MAVYPDINVYRIREINSDKVRVVHRNLLLSVDFLPVDEHQESDQNDDVNVEIDLQENKVDRDDRTANWILSNTDGFDEGDECTNCTDLPDMSDCVSERLDSASTDTGNRQDRTDAKVTSDVNVTSDVDLPDVGGQDSNSTQVKDEESVVCTQPRQQLSVGLVSEYRGGMKMLDVKVLGWVVVTCGLRSISCDSLGVKSWSPLFSALRSETSNLRELHLTVKTLDLSEYKLGDSEVKSLCAVLENPHCKVETLDVQVEIFICGFCHNYLFNKSDNILVIVIKGFICVDEECVIVSLYRLYDCGVSDEGCAALTSALRSNPSHLRHLDLSENKLGDSGVKILSAVLENPHCKLETLELCVCGVSDEGCAALTSALRSNPSHLRELDLSCNKLGDSGVKSLSAVLENPHCKLETLKLRMCGVSDEGCAALTSALRSNPSHLRYLDLSYNKLGDSGVKSLSAVLENPHCKLETLRLYDCGVSDEGCAALTSALRSNPSHLRHLNLSDNKLGDSVKKLLSDLKDDEHYKLQTVE